In one Thioclava sp. ES.031 genomic region, the following are encoded:
- a CDS encoding tellurite resistance TerB family protein — translation MSFVKTLATLAVGFAAAKGVERFNKMGGLDGMKDALGKAGEPGGMGDQMGEWAEKMGMPGGKETVRGLFGQFGSQAASATAATEAGLGALIGAMTGAAKTGAGNISEMLGAVTSGTPVNAMMEDQAKLMIRAMIQASKADGEIDETERQTILDHLSDASDEEIAFVKSELDGPIDITALANATSDHMKSQVYSAALLPITVDTEAEKQYLANLAAALGLETEKVAQIHETMGKPLI, via the coding sequence ATGAGCTTCGTGAAGACATTGGCTACGCTCGCGGTGGGTTTCGCCGCCGCCAAGGGCGTGGAGCGTTTCAACAAGATGGGCGGCCTCGACGGTATGAAGGACGCGCTCGGCAAGGCGGGCGAGCCCGGCGGTATGGGCGACCAGATGGGCGAGTGGGCCGAGAAGATGGGCATGCCCGGCGGCAAGGAGACCGTGCGCGGTCTCTTCGGCCAGTTCGGCTCTCAGGCGGCCTCCGCGACGGCGGCTACCGAGGCGGGGCTTGGCGCGCTGATCGGAGCCATGACCGGCGCCGCGAAAACGGGCGCGGGCAATATCTCGGAGATGCTCGGCGCCGTGACCTCCGGCACGCCGGTCAACGCGATGATGGAAGATCAGGCCAAGCTGATGATCCGCGCGATGATCCAGGCCTCGAAGGCTGATGGCGAGATCGACGAGACCGAGCGCCAGACCATCCTCGATCACCTGTCCGACGCCTCCGACGAGGAGATCGCCTTCGTGAAATCCGAACTCGACGGCCCGATCGACATCACCGCTCTGGCCAATGCCACCTCGGACCACATGAAGTCGCAGGTCTATTCCGCAGCGCTTCTGCCGATCACCGTCGATACCGAGGCGGAGAAGCAATATCTGGCGAATCTCGCCGCGGCGCTGGGCCTCGAGACGGAGAAAGTCGCCCAGATTCACGAGACGATGGGCAAGCCGCTGATCTGA
- a CDS encoding electron transfer flavoprotein-ubiquinone oxidoreductase — MTDVTRESMEYDVVIVGAGPAGLSAAIRLKQIDPELEVVVLEKGSEVGAHILSGAVLDTSGLDQLIPDWKDKGAPITVPVKKDNFYMLGEAGAMRIPNWPMPPLMSNHGKYIVSMGNVCRWMAEQAEGLGVEIFPGMAASEIVWDGDRVAGVVAGEFGKEADGTEGPGYEPGMELRGKYVMIAEGVRGSLAKVVMEKHNLSDGHCPQKFGLGMKEIWEIDPEKHREGTVTHTMGWPLGGNAGGGSFIYHLENNQVYVGFVVHLNYENPHLYPYMEFQRFKHHPMVAELLEGGKRVAYGARAISEGGWQSIPKLTVPGAVLLGCSAGLVNVPRIKGNHNAMLSGIAAAEAAAEAIKGGRSGDELTEYEADLRSGPIANDLKKVRNVKPMWSKWGMIPSLVLGGLDMWTNDLFGFSLFGTLKHGKSDAKSTGEASKFKPIDYPKPDGKLSFDRLTNVSFSFTNHEESQPCHLKLKDPSVPISVNLPKYDEPAQRYCPAGVYEVVGEGDDAKFQINFQNCVHCKTCDIKDPSQNINWTTPQGGDGPNYPNM; from the coding sequence ATGACCGACGTGACGCGCGAGTCGATGGAATATGATGTGGTGATCGTGGGCGCGGGGCCTGCAGGGCTTTCGGCGGCGATCCGTCTCAAGCAGATCGACCCGGAGCTCGAGGTCGTCGTGCTCGAGAAGGGCTCGGAAGTGGGCGCGCATATCCTGTCGGGCGCGGTGCTCGACACCAGCGGTTTGGATCAGCTGATCCCCGACTGGAAGGACAAGGGCGCGCCGATCACCGTGCCGGTCAAGAAGGACAATTTCTACATGCTGGGCGAGGCCGGGGCGATGCGCATCCCGAACTGGCCGATGCCGCCCTTGATGTCGAACCACGGCAAATACATCGTCTCGATGGGCAATGTCTGCCGCTGGATGGCCGAACAGGCCGAAGGTCTGGGCGTCGAGATTTTCCCCGGCATGGCCGCTTCGGAAATCGTCTGGGACGGCGATCGCGTCGCCGGTGTCGTCGCGGGCGAGTTTGGCAAGGAAGCCGATGGCACGGAAGGCCCGGGCTACGAGCCGGGCATGGAGCTGCGCGGCAAATACGTGATGATCGCCGAGGGCGTGCGCGGCTCGCTCGCCAAGGTGGTGATGGAGAAGCACAACCTCTCCGACGGTCACTGCCCGCAGAAATTCGGCCTCGGCATGAAAGAAATCTGGGAGATCGATCCGGAAAAGCACCGCGAAGGCACCGTGACCCACACGATGGGCTGGCCTCTGGGCGGTAACGCTGGCGGCGGGTCGTTCATCTACCACCTTGAGAACAATCAGGTCTATGTCGGCTTCGTGGTGCACCTGAACTACGAGAACCCGCACCTCTACCCCTACATGGAATTCCAGCGCTTCAAGCATCACCCGATGGTCGCGGAACTGCTCGAAGGCGGCAAGCGCGTGGCTTATGGCGCGCGGGCGATCTCGGAGGGCGGCTGGCAGTCGATCCCGAAACTGACCGTGCCGGGCGCGGTGCTGCTGGGCTGCTCTGCGGGGCTCGTGAACGTGCCGCGCATCAAGGGCAACCATAACGCGATGCTGTCGGGCATCGCTGCGGCGGAAGCTGCGGCGGAGGCCATCAAGGGCGGGCGTTCGGGCGATGAGCTGACCGAATACGAAGCCGATCTGCGCTCGGGCCCGATCGCGAATGACCTCAAGAAGGTCCGCAACGTGAAGCCGATGTGGTCGAAATGGGGGATGATCCCCTCGCTCGTCCTCGGCGGGCTCGACATGTGGACCAATGACCTCTTCGGCTTCTCGCTGTTCGGCACGCTCAAGCATGGCAAATCGGATGCGAAATCGACCGGCGAGGCGAGCAAGTTCAAGCCGATCGACTATCCCAAGCCCGACGGCAAGCTGAGCTTCGACCGCCTGACCAATGTCAGCTTCTCCTTCACCAACCATGAAGAGAGCCAGCCCTGCCACCTGAAGCTGAAGGATCCGTCAGTCCCGATCTCGGTGAACCTGCCGAAATATGACGAGCCCGCACAGCGCTACTGCCCGGCGGGCGTCTACGAGGTGGTCGGCGAGGGCGACGACGCGAAGTTCCAGATCAACTTCCAGAACTGCGTCCACTGCAAGACCTGCGACATCAAGGATCCGAGCCAGAATATCAACTGGACCACCCCGCAGGGCGGCGACGGACCGAACTACCCGAACATGTGA
- a CDS encoding SPOR domain-containing protein: MRRKAGAAAGLGAILTLGLGGFASESQAQQYVPAEMPPASYTDPQYVDSQGCVFVRADYGGAVRWVPQMNSDRGIVCGHTPSVAPTVPVASVTVAPNPAARATAAMRAPYSPTPTSPPVPRDPSRVSHSVSVGGLAPVVTRAPKPQNGWTTAFDDGRLNPYRGPRTVHGNAQMRARWTEETPMQLRPTATPDQVYVEGSHPPVPNSRIVVVPTVTVSSKSVAPVGSNGKQYVQVGSFTNVANVATATKRLQALGLPVATSKTQALTVVYAGPFYDSAKLNSALASARRAGFPDALVR, translated from the coding sequence ATGCGACGGAAAGCAGGGGCGGCGGCCGGTCTGGGCGCGATTCTCACGCTGGGGCTGGGAGGCTTCGCATCGGAGTCGCAGGCGCAGCAATATGTGCCCGCCGAAATGCCCCCGGCGAGCTACACCGATCCGCAATATGTCGACAGTCAGGGCTGCGTGTTCGTGCGCGCGGATTATGGCGGGGCCGTGCGCTGGGTGCCGCAGATGAATAGCGACCGCGGCATCGTCTGCGGTCATACGCCCAGCGTGGCGCCCACCGTGCCGGTTGCGTCTGTAACCGTGGCTCCGAACCCTGCGGCCCGCGCCACGGCCGCGATGCGCGCGCCCTATTCGCCGACCCCGACCTCGCCGCCTGTGCCGCGCGATCCGTCGCGCGTGTCTCACAGCGTGAGCGTCGGTGGACTCGCCCCGGTGGTGACCCGCGCGCCCAAGCCGCAGAACGGGTGGACGACTGCGTTCGACGATGGGCGGCTGAACCCCTATCGCGGCCCGCGCACCGTCCACGGCAACGCACAGATGCGCGCGCGCTGGACCGAAGAGACGCCGATGCAGCTTCGCCCCACCGCGACGCCTGATCAGGTGTATGTCGAGGGCTCTCATCCGCCGGTGCCGAACTCCCGGATCGTGGTGGTGCCGACCGTCACCGTGTCGAGCAAATCGGTCGCCCCGGTCGGTTCGAACGGCAAGCAATATGTGCAGGTCGGCAGCTTCACCAATGTCGCGAATGTCGCGACCGCGACGAAGCGTCTGCAGGCGCTGGGCCTTCCGGTCGCGACCTCCAAGACGCAGGCGCTGACGGTGGTCTATGCCGGGCCGTTCTACGACAGCGCGAAGCTGAATTCGGCGCTGGCCTCGGCGCGTCGGGCGGGCTTCCCGGATGCGCTCGTGCGCTGA
- the upp gene encoding uracil phosphoribosyltransferase, protein MSDHLTVVKHPLVQHKLTLMREKDTSTASFRRLLREISLLLAYEITSELELTSKNIETPLQEMDAPILAGKKLALVSILRAGNGLLDGVLELIPAARVGFVGLYRDPETLKPVEYYCKLPSELEDRLTIVVDPMLATGNSSVAAIDLIKKKGAKNIRFMCLLAAPEGVARMKEAHPDVPIVTAALDERLDDHAYIVPGLGDAGDRMFGTK, encoded by the coding sequence ATGAGTGACCATCTGACCGTCGTCAAACATCCGCTGGTGCAGCACAAACTGACCCTGATGCGCGAGAAGGACACGTCGACCGCGTCCTTCCGTCGCCTGCTGCGCGAGATCAGCCTGCTGCTGGCCTATGAGATCACCTCGGAGCTGGAACTGACCTCGAAGAATATCGAGACGCCGCTTCAGGAGATGGACGCGCCGATCCTCGCAGGCAAGAAGCTCGCGCTGGTCTCGATCCTGCGGGCGGGTAACGGGCTGCTCGATGGCGTGCTGGAGCTGATCCCGGCGGCGCGCGTGGGCTTCGTCGGCCTCTACCGCGACCCCGAGACGCTGAAGCCGGTCGAGTATTACTGCAAGCTGCCGAGCGAGCTCGAAGATCGTCTGACCATCGTGGTCGATCCGATGCTCGCCACCGGCAATTCCTCGGTCGCAGCGATCGACCTGATCAAGAAAAAGGGCGCGAAGAACATTCGCTTCATGTGCTTGCTGGCAGCCCCCGAGGGCGTCGCGCGCATGAAAGAGGCGCATCCGGACGTGCCGATCGTGACTGCAGCGCTTGATGAGAGGCTCGACGATCACGCCTATATCGTGCCGGGTCTGGGCGATGCGGGCGACCGGATGTTCGGCACGAAGTAA
- a CDS encoding GNAT family N-acetyltransferase, translating into MTQVSIRHGLAREHRTAAAGLYWQAFGGKLGRVMGPEPRALGFIADVIDPSHALSALDGNGALVGVVGFRTHRGSFVGGSWSDLRSHYGRSGGLWRGACLHLLAHDLPAGGMMVDGIAVRPELRGAGIGRALIEALSHEARRRGYAALCLDVIDENLRARALYQRLGFEVTGRRTSRLTRLVFDFRSVQLMRRAL; encoded by the coding sequence GTGACTCAGGTGTCGATCCGGCACGGGCTCGCACGCGAGCATCGCACCGCTGCGGCGGGGCTCTACTGGCAGGCCTTCGGCGGCAAGCTCGGGCGCGTGATGGGCCCCGAGCCGCGTGCCCTGGGCTTTATCGCCGACGTAATCGACCCCAGCCACGCGCTCTCGGCGCTCGATGGCAACGGCGCGCTTGTGGGCGTGGTCGGGTTCCGCACCCATCGCGGCTCTTTCGTCGGCGGAAGCTGGTCCGATCTGCGCAGCCATTACGGGCGCAGCGGCGGGCTTTGGCGCGGGGCTTGCCTGCATCTTCTCGCGCATGACCTGCCCGCGGGCGGGATGATGGTCGACGGGATCGCGGTGCGGCCCGAGCTGCGCGGGGCTGGCATCGGGCGCGCGCTGATCGAGGCGCTGTCCCATGAGGCGCGCAGGCGCGGCTATGCGGCGCTCTGCCTCGACGTGATCGACGAGAACCTGCGCGCACGCGCCCTGTATCAGCGGCTGGGCTTCGAGGTCACGGGGCGGCGCACGTCACGGCTGACGCGGCTCGTCTTCGATTTCCGTTCGGTGCAGTTGATGCGCCGCGCGCTGTGA
- a CDS encoding DUF302 domain-containing protein has product MGYTIDKVMTGAFDEVEAKVREALAEAGFGVLTEINVSATMKAKLDKDMPRYKILGACNPKLAYEAIGVAPRIGAMLPCNVVLREVEDGIEVSAVDPVASMLAVENDDLTEVASQVRQMLADVVAKL; this is encoded by the coding sequence ATGGGCTATACGATCGACAAGGTGATGACCGGGGCATTCGACGAGGTCGAGGCGAAAGTGCGCGAGGCGCTGGCCGAGGCGGGCTTCGGCGTGCTGACCGAGATCAACGTGTCCGCCACGATGAAGGCCAAGCTCGACAAGGACATGCCGCGCTACAAGATCCTCGGCGCCTGCAACCCGAAGCTTGCCTATGAGGCGATCGGCGTCGCGCCGCGGATCGGGGCGATGCTGCCGTGCAATGTGGTGCTGCGCGAGGTGGAGGACGGGATCGAGGTCAGCGCCGTCGATCCCGTGGCCTCGATGCTCGCGGTCGAGAATGACGATCTCACCGAGGTCGCGAGCCAGGTGCGCCAGATGCTCGCCGACGTGGTTGCCAAGCTGTAA
- the rpmG gene encoding 50S ribosomal protein L33: MAKPTTIKIRLNSTAGTGHFYVTKKNARTMTEKMTVNKYDPVVRKHVEYKEGKIK; encoded by the coding sequence ATGGCGAAGCCGACGACGATCAAGATCCGTCTGAACTCGACGGCGGGCACCGGGCACTTCTATGTGACCAAGAAGAACGCCCGCACCATGACCGAAAAGATGACCGTGAACAAATACGATCCGGTCGTGCGCAAGCACGTCGAATACAAGGAAGGCAAGATCAAGTAA
- a CDS encoding phosphopentomutase, protein MSRAFLIVMDSVGIGGAPDADRFFNDGAPDTGANTVGHIAQACAEGRAEEGRSGPLNMPTLAGLGLGAGVKLASGEDAPGLMAEPTGLWGAATEVSPGKDTPSGHWELAGVPVPWEWHYFPDQTNSFPPDLVAKACEIAGTDGILGNCHASGTNIIESLGDEHIRTGWPICYTSADSVFQIAAHEEHFGLERLLKLCEGLAPTLHAMKVGRVIARPFIGENGQFTRTPNRRDYAIPAPSPTLLDWAYDAGRVTHAIGKIGDIFSHRGITHLHKGKGDADLADHLIRLADEAEEGSLTFANFVEFDSLYGHRRDISGYARALEWFDTVAAQFLDRLQPGDLAIFTADHGNDPSWRGTDHTRERVPVLGAGPGIGSRSVGNVGYVDLAASLATHLNIPAQGPGKSFL, encoded by the coding sequence ATGAGCCGCGCCTTTCTGATCGTGATGGACAGCGTCGGGATCGGCGGTGCGCCCGATGCGGATCGCTTCTTCAATGACGGCGCGCCGGATACGGGCGCGAATACCGTGGGCCATATCGCGCAGGCCTGCGCGGAAGGGCGCGCAGAGGAAGGCCGTTCCGGTCCGCTGAATATGCCCACGCTGGCGGGACTTGGTCTGGGCGCGGGCGTGAAGCTCGCCTCGGGCGAGGATGCGCCGGGGCTCATGGCCGAGCCGACCGGGCTCTGGGGTGCGGCCACCGAGGTCTCTCCCGGCAAGGACACGCCCTCGGGTCACTGGGAGCTGGCGGGTGTGCCGGTGCCGTGGGAATGGCATTACTTCCCCGATCAGACGAACAGCTTCCCGCCCGATCTGGTCGCGAAAGCCTGCGAGATCGCGGGTACGGACGGCATTCTGGGAAATTGCCATGCCTCGGGCACGAACATCATTGAAAGTCTCGGCGACGAGCACATCCGCACCGGCTGGCCGATCTGCTACACCTCCGCCGATAGCGTCTTCCAGATCGCAGCCCATGAGGAGCATTTCGGCCTCGAGCGCCTTTTGAAGCTCTGCGAAGGGCTCGCGCCGACGCTCCATGCGATGAAGGTGGGGCGTGTGATCGCGCGACCGTTCATCGGCGAGAACGGGCAGTTCACCCGCACGCCGAACCGCCGCGATTACGCGATCCCGGCGCCGTCTCCGACGCTGCTGGACTGGGCCTATGATGCGGGCCGCGTGACCCATGCGATCGGCAAGATCGGGGATATCTTCTCGCATCGCGGCATCACCCATCTGCACAAGGGCAAGGGCGATGCCGATCTGGCCGATCACCTGATCCGGCTGGCAGATGAGGCCGAGGAGGGCTCGCTCACCTTCGCCAATTTCGTCGAGTTCGACAGCCTCTACGGCCATCGCCGCGACATCTCGGGCTATGCCCGCGCGCTGGAATGGTTCGACACGGTGGCCGCGCAATTCCTCGACCGCCTGCAACCGGGCGATCTGGCGATTTTCACCGCCGATCACGGCAACGATCCAAGCTGGCGCGGCACCGATCACACCCGCGAACGGGTGCCGGTTCTGGGCGCGGGCCCCGGTATCGGGTCGCGCAGCGTGGGCAATGTGGGCTATGTGGATCTCGCGGCCTCGCTCGCCACGCATCTGAACATTCCGGCGCAAGGGCCGGGCAAAAGCTTTCTGTGA
- a CDS encoding acetyltransferase has translation MRNIVIYGCGGFGREVLQVIHAINAEAPTWNALGFAVDPGIEHPETVHGLPVSSDLSSFGYDPLPDVVIAIGAPAARKDIATRLGARGHAFPALVHPRAWLGENVRLSDGVVICAGACLTTDIALSDHVHINLSATVGHDVEIGAFSTISPGANISGNVRLAEEVEIGTGASIIQRIPVGRASVIGAGAAVVRAIPENSVAVGVPAKVIQTRSDPA, from the coding sequence ATGCGAAACATCGTGATCTATGGCTGCGGCGGGTTCGGGCGCGAAGTCCTTCAGGTGATCCATGCGATCAATGCGGAGGCTCCGACCTGGAACGCGCTCGGCTTTGCGGTCGATCCCGGCATTGAGCATCCGGAGACGGTCCACGGGCTGCCGGTCTCCTCTGACCTGTCCAGCTTCGGATACGACCCGTTACCGGATGTCGTCATTGCGATTGGGGCTCCGGCTGCACGCAAGGACATTGCGACCCGCTTGGGTGCGCGCGGACACGCTTTTCCGGCGCTGGTACATCCGAGGGCGTGGCTCGGTGAAAACGTTCGTCTGAGCGACGGCGTCGTCATTTGCGCAGGCGCCTGCCTGACGACCGATATCGCGCTGTCCGATCACGTTCACATCAATCTCAGCGCGACGGTCGGGCATGATGTGGAAATCGGGGCCTTCTCGACGATCAGCCCGGGGGCGAATATCTCGGGCAATGTCCGCTTGGCGGAGGAAGTCGAGATCGGCACCGGGGCGAGCATCATTCAACGCATCCCCGTCGGCCGGGCTTCGGTGATCGGCGCAGGGGCTGCGGTCGTCCGGGCGATTCCCGAAAACAGTGTCGCGGTGGGTGTCCCCGCGAAGGTTATCCAGACCCGGAGCGATCCCGCCTGA
- the mobA gene encoding molybdenum cofactor guanylyltransferase MobA: MTAGEDVGPRVVAVILAGGQGRRMGGVDKAMMMLAGRPLFAHVAARIGPQVARLAISANGAALRFAPIPVLPDTPQRRGEGPLAGLLSALDWAAEQGAQRLLSVPVDTPFLPHDLVARLNAPGGAAYAASGGRDHPSVALCPVEDRARIAELFASGERRLRAAFPDAARVEFEGHPDPFTNLNTPEDLAAAAAHLAEATR, encoded by the coding sequence TTGACCGCTGGCGAAGATGTCGGGCCGCGTGTGGTCGCGGTGATCCTTGCGGGCGGGCAGGGGCGGCGCATGGGCGGCGTCGACAAGGCGATGATGATGCTCGCCGGACGTCCGCTGTTTGCCCATGTCGCAGCCCGGATCGGCCCGCAGGTGGCCCGGCTCGCGATTTCCGCCAATGGCGCGGCGCTGCGATTCGCCCCGATCCCCGTGCTGCCCGATACGCCCCAGCGGCGCGGCGAGGGGCCTCTGGCGGGGCTCCTGAGTGCGCTCGACTGGGCGGCAGAGCAGGGCGCGCAGAGGCTGCTCAGCGTGCCCGTCGATACGCCCTTCCTGCCCCATGATCTGGTCGCGCGGCTCAACGCCCCTGGCGGTGCGGCCTATGCCGCCTCGGGTGGCCGCGATCATCCGAGCGTGGCGCTGTGCCCGGTCGAAGATCGCGCGCGCATCGCAGAGCTGTTCGCCTCCGGAGAGCGGCGCTTGCGCGCGGCCTTCCCGGACGCGGCGCGGGTGGAATTCGAGGGCCACCCCGACCCGTTCACCAATCTCAACACGCCGGAAGATCTGGCAGCGGCGGCCGCGCATCTGGCGGAGGCGACACGGTGA
- a CDS encoding DsrE family protein, giving the protein MVKGGLRLGLALAAMVWAVPALATEKIAIQVNSSDAKVMNMALNNALNMIKYYKDQGEDVQIELVTYGPGLNMLRADTSPVKARVEEMAMLGQPIHFRACANTLAAMTKKLGKEPPMVEEAEIVPSGAAYLVDLQRDGYAYLRP; this is encoded by the coding sequence ATGGTAAAGGGAGGACTCCGCCTCGGGCTTGCGCTCGCGGCGATGGTTTGGGCCGTGCCCGCACTGGCGACCGAGAAGATCGCCATTCAGGTGAACAGCTCCGACGCAAAAGTCATGAACATGGCGCTGAACAACGCGCTCAACATGATCAAATATTACAAAGACCAAGGCGAAGACGTCCAGATCGAGCTGGTCACCTACGGGCCGGGCCTCAACATGCTGCGCGCCGACACCTCGCCGGTGAAAGCCCGCGTCGAGGAAATGGCGATGCTGGGTCAGCCGATCCATTTCCGCGCCTGCGCCAACACGCTCGCGGCGATGACCAAGAAGCTCGGGAAGGAGCCTCCGATGGTCGAAGAGGCGGAAATCGTCCCCTCCGGCGCAGCCTATCTCGTCGACCTGCAACGCGATGGCTACGCCTATCTGCGGCCCTGA
- a CDS encoding AzlD domain-containing protein — protein MNGYSDALVWGVIIALGIGTFFLRYSFMGFLGDRQLPEWALRYLRYTPVAVLPGLVAPLVLWPAGTGGETDPARMIAAFATLGVGIATRNTLWAILSGLAALYLSLWLVG, from the coding sequence ATGAACGGGTATTCGGACGCCCTGGTCTGGGGAGTCATCATCGCGCTGGGGATCGGCACGTTCTTCCTGCGCTATTCCTTCATGGGCTTTCTCGGCGACCGGCAACTGCCGGAATGGGCGCTGCGCTATCTGCGCTACACGCCGGTCGCGGTCCTGCCGGGGCTTGTGGCGCCGCTGGTGCTGTGGCCCGCGGGCACGGGCGGCGAGACCGACCCCGCGCGAATGATCGCCGCCTTCGCGACGCTGGGCGTGGGCATCGCCACGCGCAACACTCTGTGGGCGATTCTCAGCGGGCTCGCCGCGCTTTACCTGTCGCTTTGGCTGGTGGGGTGA
- a CDS encoding AzlC family ABC transporter permease: MSDMTANGTPPKGTIRAAYWRGFRHGLPFLLVIVPFGLLFGVAATNAGLDLAQVMGFSVMVIAGAAQFTALQLMGDHAPVLLILAASLAVNLRMAMYSAALTPHFGKAKIWQKALVAYFMVDQAYAMAANQYEAEPEMSRAEKLAYYAGVCTPVCPNWYVATLVGALVGAKIPPEFALDFAVPITFLAMIGPALRTLAHVAAAAVSVVGALALSFLPSGVGLMIAAVAAMVTGAQVELWVARRKAVRE; encoded by the coding sequence ATGTCGGACATGACCGCGAACGGGACGCCCCCGAAAGGCACGATCCGAGCCGCCTATTGGCGCGGATTTCGGCATGGCCTGCCGTTCCTTCTGGTGATCGTGCCCTTCGGGCTGCTGTTCGGCGTGGCGGCGACCAATGCCGGGCTCGATCTGGCGCAGGTCATGGGCTTCTCGGTGATGGTCATCGCAGGGGCTGCGCAGTTCACCGCGCTGCAATTGATGGGCGATCACGCGCCGGTTCTGCTGATCCTCGCGGCCTCGCTCGCGGTCAATCTGCGCATGGCGATGTATTCGGCGGCGCTGACCCCGCATTTCGGCAAGGCGAAGATATGGCAGAAGGCGCTGGTGGCCTATTTCATGGTCGATCAGGCCTATGCGATGGCGGCCAACCAATACGAGGCCGAGCCCGAGATGAGCCGCGCAGAGAAGCTGGCCTATTACGCGGGCGTCTGCACCCCGGTCTGCCCGAACTGGTATGTGGCGACGCTGGTCGGCGCGCTGGTGGGCGCGAAGATCCCGCCGGAATTCGCGCTCGATTTCGCGGTGCCGATCACCTTCCTCGCGATGATCGGGCCGGCGCTGCGCACGCTCGCCCATGTCGCCGCGGCGGCGGTCTCGGTCGTCGGCGCACTGGCGCTGAGCTTCCTGCCTTCGGGCGTGGGGCTGATGATCGCTGCGGTCGCCGCAATGGTGACGGGGGCGCAGGTCGAGCTTTGGGTCGCGCGTAGAAAGGCGGTGCGGGAATGA
- the greA gene encoding transcription elongation factor GreA: MDKQPMTRAGFDALNTELKKLKSEERPAIIAAIAEARELGDLSENAEYHSAREKQGFIEGRIKELEGLLGRAEVIDPSKMSGAVKFGATVTIVDEDTDEEKTYQIVGEPEADLEKGKLNMKSPLARALIGKDEGDSVEVRTPGGDKAYEILKIVFA; the protein is encoded by the coding sequence ATGGACAAACAACCGATGACGCGCGCGGGTTTCGACGCGCTCAATACAGAATTGAAAAAGCTCAAGTCCGAAGAGCGGCCCGCGATCATTGCTGCGATCGCGGAAGCGCGGGAATTGGGCGACCTCTCGGAGAATGCCGAATACCATTCGGCACGCGAGAAGCAGGGCTTTATCGAAGGCCGGATCAAGGAGCTCGAAGGGCTTCTGGGCCGGGCCGAGGTGATCGACCCGTCGAAGATGTCGGGCGCCGTCAAATTCGGCGCGACCGTCACCATCGTCGACGAGGACACCGACGAAGAGAAGACCTACCAGATCGTCGGCGAGCCCGAGGCCGATCTGGAGAAGGGCAAGCTCAACATGAAATCGCCGCTGGCGCGTGCGCTGATCGGCAAGGACGAGGGCGACTCGGTCGAGGTTCGCACGCCGGGTGGCGACAAGGCTTACGAAATCCTCAAGATCGTTTTCGCCTGA